The proteins below are encoded in one region of Methanosarcina barkeri 3:
- the bfr gene encoding bacterioferritin: MKGDQKLIDCLNARLADELAAINQYFVHAEMCENWNYDRLGEVIEKRAITEMKHAEKLIERILFLEGKPIVSNLSEIRIGGQVPEMHDHDHWAEEGAIQEYNKGIKLATELGDNDTKMLLESLLKEETEHIDWIEAQLDQINQIGVQNYLAQQIYE, from the coding sequence TTGAAAGGAGATCAGAAACTAATCGATTGTCTAAATGCACGTTTGGCAGATGAATTAGCTGCTATCAACCAGTACTTTGTCCATGCCGAAATGTGCGAAAACTGGAACTATGACAGGCTGGGCGAAGTAATCGAGAAGCGGGCAATTACCGAGATGAAACACGCAGAAAAATTGATCGAACGTATCCTCTTCCTTGAAGGGAAGCCAATAGTCAGCAATTTGAGCGAAATTCGTATCGGCGGTCAAGTACCGGAAATGCATGATCATGACCACTGGGCCGAAGAAGGAGCTATTCAGGAGTACAATAAGGGCATAAAGTTGGCAACGGAGTTAGGAGACAACGACACTAAAATGCTTCTCGAGTCACTCCTGAAGGAAGAAACAGAACATATTGACTGGATCGAAGCCCAACTTGACCAGATCAACCAGATAGGTGTCCAGAATTATCTGGCTCAGCAAATCTACGAATAA